Proteins encoded by one window of Streptomyces sp. NBC_01571:
- a CDS encoding nitronate monooxygenase family protein encodes MQTELSKQLGIEHAIFGFTPFPAVAAAISRAGGLGVLGAVRYTAPDDLKRDLDWMEANVGGRPYGLDVVMPAKKVEGVSEADVEAMIPEGHRQFVADTLAKYGVPGLAEGEAPGWRITGWMEQVARTQLDVAFDYPIRLLANALGSPPADVVRRAHDQGVLVAALAGSARHARKHAEAGIDVVVAQGYEAGGHTGEIASMVLTPEVVDAVDPLPVLAAGGIGSGQQVAAAVSLGAQGVWLGSLWLTVTEADLHSPAVTRKLLAAGSGDTVRSRALTGKPARQLRTEWTDAWDDPHGPGTLPMPLQGLLVAEAVSRIQKYEVEPLLGTPVGQIVGRMNSERSVRAVFDDLTRGFEHAVDRINRIAGRSARP; translated from the coding sequence ATGCAGACGGAGCTGAGCAAGCAACTGGGGATCGAGCACGCCATCTTCGGCTTCACGCCGTTTCCCGCCGTCGCCGCGGCCATCAGTCGCGCGGGCGGTCTCGGCGTGCTCGGCGCGGTCCGCTACACCGCCCCCGACGACCTCAAGCGCGACCTCGACTGGATGGAGGCGAACGTCGGGGGCAGGCCCTACGGCCTGGACGTGGTGATGCCGGCCAAGAAGGTCGAGGGGGTCTCCGAGGCGGACGTCGAAGCGATGATCCCCGAGGGACACCGGCAGTTCGTCGCGGACACCCTCGCCAAGTACGGCGTGCCCGGCCTCGCCGAGGGGGAGGCCCCCGGCTGGCGCATCACGGGCTGGATGGAACAGGTCGCGCGCACCCAGCTCGACGTCGCCTTCGACTACCCCATCAGGCTGCTGGCCAACGCGCTGGGCTCACCGCCCGCCGACGTCGTGCGGCGCGCTCACGACCAAGGGGTGCTCGTCGCGGCCCTCGCGGGCAGCGCCCGGCACGCCCGTAAGCACGCCGAGGCGGGTATCGACGTCGTCGTCGCGCAGGGCTACGAGGCGGGCGGCCACACCGGGGAGATCGCCTCGATGGTGCTCACGCCGGAGGTCGTCGACGCCGTCGACCCGCTGCCCGTCCTCGCGGCGGGCGGCATCGGCAGCGGACAGCAGGTGGCCGCCGCGGTCAGCCTCGGCGCCCAGGGCGTATGGCTCGGCTCCCTGTGGCTGACCGTCACCGAGGCCGACCTGCACTCGCCGGCCGTGACACGCAAGCTGCTGGCCGCCGGGTCCGGCGACACCGTCCGCTCGCGCGCGCTGACCGGCAAGCCGGCCCGCCAGTTGCGCACCGAGTGGACCGACGCCTGGGACGATCCGCACGGTCCAGGCACCCTGCCCATGCCCCTGCAGGGGCTGCTGGTGGCCGAGGCCGTCTCCCGCATCCAGAAGTACGAGGTGGAGCCGCTGCTCGGGACGCCCGTCGGGCAGATCGTCGGCCGGATGAACAGCGAACGCAGCGTGCGGGCCGTCTTCGACGACCTGACCCGCGGTTTCGAGCACGCCGTCGACCGCATCAACAGGATCGCCGGAAGGAGCGCCCGACCGTGA
- a CDS encoding NAD(P)/FAD-dependent oxidoreductase, which translates to MPVYEGYDAVIVGGGHNGLVAAAYLARAGRSVLVLERLGTTGGAAVSTRPFAGVDARLSRYSYLVSLLPRKIVRDLSLDFRVRGRTVSSYTPVERDGRPTGLLVGGGERRTREAFRRLTGSDREYEAWQRFYGMTGRVAQRVFPTLTEPLPTRDELRGRIDDEDAWRVLFEEPVGVAVEENFSDDLVRGVVLTDALIGTFADAHDPSLRQNRCFLYHVIGGGTGAWDVPVGGMGALTDAIAGAARGAGAVIATGHEAIRVETDGRTAEVTYRTADGEGVVAARHVLVNASPQELATLTGEAAPTPAEGAQLKVNMLLKRLPRLRDSSVDPREAFSGTFHVAEGYEQLATAHAQAAAGALPDAPPSEIYCHSLTDPSILGPELVEQGYQTLTLFGLHTPARLFAHDNDAVRAELLKSTLAQLDAQLAEPLADCLATDAEGRPCIEAKTPLDLERDLRLPGGNIFHRDLAFPYAQEGTGRWGVETAHANVLLCGAGAVRGGGVSGVPGHNAAMAVLEEDGRREN; encoded by the coding sequence ATGCCTGTATACGAGGGATATGACGCCGTGATCGTCGGCGGGGGCCACAACGGTCTCGTCGCCGCCGCCTACCTGGCCCGTGCCGGACGCTCTGTCCTGGTGCTGGAGCGCCTGGGGACCACCGGCGGCGCCGCCGTGTCCACCCGGCCGTTCGCCGGGGTCGACGCGCGGCTGTCGCGCTACTCGTACCTGGTCAGCCTGCTGCCCCGGAAGATCGTGCGTGATCTGAGCCTCGACTTCCGGGTCCGCGGGCGCACCGTGTCCTCCTACACGCCCGTCGAACGCGACGGTCGGCCCACCGGACTGCTCGTCGGCGGCGGCGAGCGGCGCACCCGCGAGGCGTTCCGGCGGCTGACCGGATCGGACCGCGAGTACGAGGCATGGCAGCGCTTCTACGGCATGACCGGCCGTGTCGCCCAGCGGGTGTTCCCGACCCTCACCGAACCGCTGCCCACCCGCGACGAGCTGCGTGGCCGGATCGACGACGAGGACGCCTGGCGGGTGCTGTTCGAGGAGCCGGTGGGCGTCGCCGTCGAGGAGAACTTCAGCGACGACCTCGTGCGGGGCGTCGTCCTCACCGACGCACTCATCGGCACCTTCGCCGACGCCCACGACCCCTCGCTGCGGCAGAACCGCTGCTTCCTGTACCACGTGATCGGCGGCGGCACCGGTGCCTGGGACGTGCCGGTCGGCGGCATGGGCGCCCTCACGGACGCCATCGCCGGCGCGGCGCGCGGCGCGGGCGCCGTGATCGCCACCGGCCACGAGGCGATCCGCGTGGAGACCGACGGGCGGACCGCGGAGGTCACGTACCGGACCGCGGACGGGGAGGGCGTGGTCGCGGCCCGGCACGTCCTGGTGAACGCCTCGCCGCAGGAGCTCGCGACCCTCACGGGCGAGGCGGCGCCGACCCCGGCCGAAGGCGCACAGCTCAAGGTGAACATGCTGCTCAAGCGGCTGCCGAGGCTGCGCGACAGCTCCGTCGATCCGCGCGAGGCGTTCTCCGGGACCTTCCATGTGGCCGAGGGGTACGAGCAGTTGGCGACCGCTCACGCGCAGGCCGCCGCCGGCGCGCTGCCCGACGCCCCGCCCTCCGAGATCTACTGCCACTCACTCACCGACCCCAGCATCCTCGGCCCGGAGCTGGTCGAGCAGGGCTACCAGACGCTTACGCTCTTCGGCCTGCACACGCCCGCCCGGCTCTTCGCGCACGACAACGACGCCGTGCGTGCGGAGCTGTTGAAGTCGACCCTGGCGCAGCTGGACGCCCAGCTCGCGGAGCCGCTCGCGGACTGCCTGGCCACCGACGCGGAGGGCCGCCCGTGCATCGAGGCGAAGACCCCGCTCGACCTGGAGCGCGATCTGCGGCTGCCCGGCGGCAACATCTTCCACCGCGACCTCGCCTTCCCGTACGCCCAGGAGGGCACGGGCCGCTGGGGCGTCGAGACGGCGCACGCCAACGTCCTGCTGTGCGGGGCGGGCGCGGTGCGCGGCGGCGGGGTGAGCGGGGTGCCGGGGCACAACGCCGCCATGGCCGTGCTGGAGGAGGACGGCCGCCGAGAAAACTGA
- a CDS encoding serine/threonine-protein kinase: protein MAETRLIQSRYRLLDLIGRGGMGEVWRARDESLGRQVAVKCLKPLSPHHDPSFTGVLRERFRREARVAAALQHRGVTVVHDFGESDGVLYLVMELLAGHNLGQLLEDNKQHPLPVADVVDIADQVSAALAYTHQQGIVHRDLKPANIMRLADGTVKICDFGIARLGHDIDFTARLTGTGIAMGTPHYMSPEQISGAEVDRRSDLYSFGCVLYEIATGAPPFDLSDAWAVLISHRDTSPEPPRRRRAELPEYVERIILDLLAKEPERRPQDAGELGRRISEGRTAPVHAPTVLSPVLGRPAPDQRILASSAQPPPTRDPVLPSWTRGMTTGHKATGAGLRATPPDASAGLTGEWTVRPSTTDSAPPDRTERPTPSPELLTALAGRHNAGLSLGRLGRWTEAGEVHRAVAAEREHLLGPDHPDTLASRYEVGFTLSRTGRAADALHAYAHVARARERVLGPDHPDTLAARQETAYVLGQLGRHFEAHQAYTSVLAARERAMGPDHPDTLRCRHNLAFNLSRLGRLEDSYRMASGVADARARVLGPAHPDTLLTRYEVAYALGQLGRWPEALSTYREVAEARARALGPDHPDTLSARYEVAISLGRLGRSEQALEVYRDLIDDRTRVHGPAHPETLRARHGLGVNLGRMGRWEEALAESRDVCAIRERVLGPGHPDTLVSRREVAVGLGWLGRWADALTEYRAVAGARERVLGENHPDTLASRNDEAHCLEQLGRAQEAVELYRRVAALRQQRAAEGH, encoded by the coding sequence ATGGCGGAGACCAGGCTGATCCAGAGCCGGTACCGACTGCTCGATCTGATCGGGCGGGGAGGCATGGGCGAGGTGTGGCGCGCCCGCGACGAGTCGCTGGGGCGGCAGGTCGCCGTGAAGTGCCTCAAGCCCCTCAGTCCGCACCACGACCCGTCCTTCACCGGTGTCCTGCGGGAGAGATTCCGGCGCGAGGCCCGGGTGGCCGCCGCGCTGCAGCACCGCGGGGTGACCGTGGTGCACGACTTCGGCGAGTCCGACGGTGTGCTGTACCTGGTCATGGAGCTGCTGGCGGGACACAACCTCGGTCAGTTGCTGGAGGACAACAAGCAGCATCCGCTGCCGGTCGCCGACGTCGTCGACATCGCCGACCAGGTGTCGGCCGCGCTCGCGTACACCCATCAACAGGGCATCGTGCACCGGGACCTGAAACCGGCGAACATCATGCGGCTCGCCGACGGCACCGTGAAGATCTGCGATTTCGGCATCGCCCGGCTCGGCCACGACATCGACTTCACGGCCCGGCTGACCGGCACCGGTATCGCGATGGGCACCCCGCACTACATGTCGCCGGAGCAGATCAGCGGTGCCGAGGTCGACCGGCGCAGCGACCTCTACTCCTTCGGATGTGTGCTCTACGAGATCGCCACCGGGGCTCCGCCGTTCGACCTCTCCGACGCGTGGGCGGTCCTCATCAGCCACCGCGACACCTCTCCCGAGCCACCGCGCAGGCGCCGGGCGGAGCTGCCCGAGTACGTCGAGCGGATCATCCTGGACCTGCTGGCCAAGGAGCCGGAGCGGCGCCCGCAGGACGCCGGCGAGCTCGGCCGCCGGATCAGCGAGGGCCGTACGGCGCCGGTGCACGCGCCGACCGTCCTGTCCCCGGTCCTCGGCCGGCCGGCCCCCGACCAGCGGATCCTGGCGTCCTCGGCGCAGCCGCCACCCACCCGCGACCCGGTGCTGCCCTCCTGGACGCGGGGCATGACCACCGGCCACAAGGCGACCGGCGCCGGGCTGCGTGCCACACCGCCGGACGCGTCGGCCGGGCTGACCGGCGAGTGGACCGTACGCCCCTCGACGACGGATTCCGCGCCGCCGGACCGCACCGAACGGCCCACGCCGTCACCGGAGTTGCTCACCGCCCTGGCGGGACGGCACAACGCGGGACTCAGTCTGGGCCGACTGGGCCGGTGGACCGAGGCGGGCGAGGTGCACCGCGCGGTCGCCGCCGAGCGGGAGCACCTCCTGGGCCCCGACCACCCCGACACGCTCGCCAGCCGGTACGAGGTCGGCTTCACGCTCAGCCGCACCGGCCGGGCCGCGGACGCGCTGCACGCCTACGCGCACGTCGCCCGGGCCAGGGAGCGGGTGCTCGGCCCCGACCACCCCGACACCCTGGCCGCCCGACAGGAAACGGCATACGTCCTGGGCCAGTTGGGCCGTCATTTCGAGGCGCACCAGGCCTATACGTCCGTGCTGGCCGCCCGGGAACGCGCCATGGGCCCCGACCATCCGGACACCCTGCGCTGCCGGCACAACCTCGCCTTCAACCTGAGCAGGCTGGGCCGCCTCGAGGACTCCTACCGGATGGCGAGCGGGGTCGCCGACGCCCGCGCGCGGGTGCTCGGTCCGGCCCACCCCGACACTCTTCTCACCCGCTATGAAGTCGCCTATGCGCTGGGTCAGTTGGGGAGATGGCCGGAGGCGCTGAGTACCTACCGGGAGGTGGCCGAGGCGCGGGCGCGGGCCCTCGGCCCCGACCACCCGGACACGCTCTCCGCCCGCTACGAGGTCGCCATCAGTCTCGGCCGGCTCGGCCGCAGCGAACAGGCCCTGGAGGTGTACCGCGACCTGATCGACGACCGCACCAGGGTGCACGGCCCCGCCCACCCCGAGACCCTCCGCGCCCGGCACGGACTCGGCGTCAACCTCGGCCGGATGGGGCGCTGGGAGGAGGCGCTCGCCGAGTCCCGGGACGTGTGCGCGATCCGTGAACGTGTCCTCGGCCCCGGCCATCCGGACACCCTCGTCAGCCGCCGTGAGGTCGCCGTCGGCCTCGGCTGGCTCGGCCGCTGGGCCGACGCCCTCACCGAGTACCGTGCCGTCGCCGGCGCCCGCGAGCGCGTCCTCGGCGAGAACCACCCCGACACCCTGGCCAGCCGCAACGACGAGGCGCACTGTCTGGAGCAGCTGGGGCGCGCCCAGGAGGCGGTGGAGCTGTACCGACGGGTCGCGGCGCTGCGGCAGCAGCGGGCGGCCGAGGGGCACTGA